GCGCTCCCGCCGGATGACTTCCGCCTCCTCCTCGCTGAGGCTCCGGATCCCGACGGCCACGAAGGGGCACCGGCCCACGAAGCGCCGCATCACGCAGGCGTGGGAGAAGGGGGTTCCGTCGTAGCGGTCCCGAAGGTCGGCGTGAGCGTCCACCTGAAGGAGGCAGAGGTCCGGAAAGCGGTCGAGGTAAGCCTCGACGGCCCCGACCGTCACCGTGTGCTCGCCGCCGAGGGTGAAGACGAACTGCCCCCGCTCGAGATGCCGGCGGACGCGGCGGGCGATCTCGCGCATGTGCCCCCGAGCGTCCCGGCCCGCGAAGCGGACGGGAGGGGCCGTGTGGATTCCGGCCTCGCAGGTCCTGCGGCCGAGCTCTTCGTCGTATTCTTCGACCTGTTGCGAGGCGGCCAGGATGGCGCGCGGGCCGTGCCGGGTTCCCTTGCCGTAGCTCACGGTGCGCTCGTAAGGAGCGGGCAGGACGACGTAGCGGGCACGATCGGGGTCTCGGTGCTCCTTCGGGAGCCCGAGGAAGGGGGGCAATGCCGGCACGGGTCTCCGTTCAGTCCGCGGGCTCGGCGAAGACGGCCGCCGCGACGACGCTCGTCCAGAGGCCGTCCTTGTCCCCGATGGCGGACTGCGTGATGTTCCGCGTGGTCACGATCTTGTCGGAAAGCCGCCAGACGTCCTTGCGCTCGTCGTAGCTCTTGTTGGGATCGAAGGGGACGCCGAGGATGGTGGCCAGCATGGAAGCGGCGAGGTCCTCGGCGTAGTCTCCGGCCTTGTCGTCGGTCTCCCCGAAACTGTGGTGCTCGGCGAGATATCCGTACTGGGAGCGGTCCTTCGGGATGGCGAGGCCGACCGAGGCGGCCACGAGACGGTGTGGCTCGTTCGTCGCGTTGTCGCTCATGACGGCGTAGACGATCTGCCCGGGCTTCAGCAGCTTGAGGCCTTCCTGCGGCGAGATGAGTTTCGCGTAGGGCGGGAAGATGCTCGAGACGCGGACGATGTTGAACTGCGCGATCCGGGCGTTGCGCAGCGCCATCTCGAAGCTCGTGAGTTTCTCCCGGTGCTTGCCCACGCCGCGCGTGAGGAAGATCTTCTTCGGCACGATCGCCATCCCACGAACCCCTCCCTCAGGAGGTCGACGCGGGACGGAGGGCGAGAAGCAGGCTCGCCTGCCGCCGGGCCGAGTTTTCGTTGCTTTTCTGCGAGGTCCACCGTGGGAGTCGCCCACGGGACTCCGAACCGTTCAACGCCACCTCCCGCTGGGTACGATGTGCGCGCCGCGCGGCCGCCCGTTTAACACGAACGCAGCATGCGTACAAGAAAACCTCGCGCGAAAAGCGCGCCGCTCGCGCCTCACTTCGGGTGGTACTCGCCGAACACCGCTCGAAGCGCGTCGGAGATCTCGCCTACCGTCGCGTACGCTCGAACGGCGTCGAGGATCGGGGGCATGAGGTTCCCCTCGCCGCGTGCCGTTTCGGTCACGCGCCGCAAGGCTTCTTCGGTGCGCTTCTGGTTTCGCTCGGCCCGCACGGCGGCCACGCGCCGCTTCTGCCGCTCCTCGAGCTCGGGGTCGATTCGGAGCACCTCGGGGATCGGCTCTTCGGGGAGCACGAACTCGTTGACGCCCACGATGATCCGTTCCTTGCGCTCCACCTCTTGCTGGTAGCGGTAGGCCGCCTCGTGGATTTCGCGCTGCTGGAAGCCTTCCTCGATGGCGCGGACGGCGCCTCCCCGCCGGTCGATTTCCTCGATGTACTCGCGCGCACGCCGCTCGAGCTCGTCCGTGAGCGACTCCACGAAGTACGACCCCGCGAGCGGGTCGACGGTGTCGGCGACGCCGGACTCGTACGCGATGATTTGCTGCGTGCGGAGGGCGAGCCGGGCCGAGTCCTCGGTCGGCAGCGAGAGGGCCTCGTCCTTCGCGTTCGTGTGCAGCGACTGCGTCCCGCCGAGCACGGCCGCGAGCGCCTGGAGTGCCACGCGCACCACGTTGTTGTCGGGTTGCTGGGCCGTCAGCGCCGAGCCGGCCGTCTGCGCGTGCGTCCGGAGCATCATGGAGCGCGGGTCCTTCGCCCCGAAGCGCTCCTTCATGATCTTCGCCCAGAGCCGCCGGGCCGCTCGGAACTTGGCGACCTCCTCGAAGAAGTCGTTGTGGACGTTGAAGAAGAAGGAAAGCCGCGCGGCGAACGCGTCGACGTCGAGCCCCTTGCGGATGGCCGCTTCCACGTACGCGATGCCGTTGGCGAGCGTGAAGGCGATTTCCTGGGCCGCGGTCGAGCCCGCCTCGCGGATGTGGTAGCCGGAGATGGAAATGGTGTTCCAGTTCGGGACGTGCTCCGTGCAGAACTCGAACACGTCCGTGACGAGCCGCATGGAGCCTTCGGGCGGGTAGATGTAGGTACCCCGGGCGATGTACTCCTTCAGGATGTCGTTCTGGATCGTCCCGCTCACCTTCGTCCACGGAACGTTCTGCCGCTCGGCCACGACGAGGTAGAGGGCGAGAAGGATGGCTGCGGTCGCGTTGATCGTCATCGAGGTGGAGACCCGGTCGAGGGGAATGTCGCGCAGGAGAACTTCCATGTCGGCGAGCGAGTCGATCGCCACCCCGACCCGTCCCACCTCGCCCCGGGCCCGGGGGTGGTCGGAGTCGAGTCCCATCTGCGTGGGCAGGTCGAAAGCGATGCTGAGCCCGGTCTGCCCCTGCGAGAGAAGGTACCGGTAGCGGGCGTTCGATTCCTCGGCGGTACCGAAGCCCGCGTACTGCCGCATGGTCCAGAGCCGACCGCGGTACATCGTGGGCTGGACCCCCCGCGTGAAGGGGTAGAGGCCGGGAAAGCCCACCTCCGAGAGGTAGTTCTCGTCGGCCCGGTCTTCGGGAGTGTAAAGACGCCGGATTTCGATGCCCGAAGTCGTGGCGAAACGCGGGCGCCGTTCCGGGGTGCGCTCGAGAGTCTTTCGGAGCGGCCCTTCTTCCCACGCGCGTCGCGCCCTGGCGATGGCTTCCTTGTCCCCTTTCATGGTCTCTTTCCGGCTCTTAGCCCAAGGAATTCTTCGAGTCCACCGGCGTGCCTTCGAGCAGGGGCGTCCTAGCGCACGCCGTCGAGGGGCACGTTTTCGAAACGCACGCGAGTTCCCGGCCCGATGCCGTGTCGCCGGGCGAAGCCCGCCGGGACCTCGAGGACGTAGCGGGAGGGAGTCCCCACCCGGAGGCTTTCCGTACTCCCGGGCCGGGCGTCCGGGACGACACCCACGACGGTTCCGTGGGCGTCGATGAAGACCATGTCGAGGGAGATCCACGTGTTCTTCATCCAGAACGCGTGGTCTTCTTCGTCCGGAAAGAGAAAGAGCATCCCCGTGCCGGCGGGGAGAGACTTCCGGTACATGAGGCCGAGCGACCTCTTCTCGGGCGTGTCGGCGACCTCCACGCGCACGCGGACCGCTTCGCCACCCGGGAGTTCGAGCACGACGGCAGGGCTACCGCGGCAGGAGATCGCGGCCGCGCCCGAGAAGAGGAAGAAAAGTCCCACCGCGCCCGCCTTGCAATGGCGGTGTCTTTCCCCTAGGAGAAAAACACCCCGCAGGGCGCCCCGGAGGAGCTGCATGAGCCGACTGGTCTTTGCCCTACTCATCGTCGCGTTCGTAGGCTTTTTCGCCCGGACGATCTACCGCCGATTTCTCGTCCTCACGAAAGCCGCGCCCGCGCCGCGCTTCGACCGGATTCCGGAGCGAATCCGCCTCGTTCTCGTGTACGCGTTCGGCCAGAAGAAGTTTCTCGAGGGCGAACAGCCGGCCGGCTGGATGCATTTTTTCATCTTCTGGGGCTTCGTGATCCTGGCGGTCCAGGTCGTGCACATGTTCGCGCGCGGGTTCGTCGACGAGTTCTACCTTCCGCTTCTCCACCCGCGTCTTCTGGGCGGTCCGTACCTTCTCGTCAAGGACGTGATGGAGGTGGTCGTGCTGTTCTGGGTGGGGGTCGCCCTCTACCGGTGGGCCGTGTCCCATCCGGAGCGGCTCTACGGGTACCCGCCCGCGGAGGGGCGGCTGCGCGGGCAATCGCACTGGGAAGCGTTTCTCATCCTGCTTTTCATCGCCACCATCATGGTGACGGGCCTCCTCTACGACGCGGGGCGGCTCGTCTTCCTCGCAGGACACGAGGCGATCGAGGCCGAAAGGCCGTGGCAGCCCGTGAGCGCGCTGCTCGCGGGTTGGCTGAAAGCCGCCGGCCCGGGGACGGCCGAGTTCCTGAGCGACCTCGGGTGGTGGGGGCACAACCTCGTGATCCTCGTCTTTCTGAACCTCCTTCCCCGCTCCAAACACTTCCACATCATCACCTCGATCCCGAACGTGTTCTTCTCGAAGCTCGAGCCGAAAGGCGCCATCGAAAAACAGGACCTGGAAAACGCGACGACCTTCGGCGTCTCGTACATCAACCAGTTCACCTGGAAGCAGATCCTCGACATGTACTCGTGCACCGAGTGCGGCCGGTGCTCCTCGCAGTGTCCGGCGACCTACAGCGGGAAGCTGCTCGCGCCGCGTCAGCTTCTGCTCGATCTCCGCGATTACCTCTACGCTCACGAGGACGAAATGCTGCGGCTCGGCAAGGGGAACGGCGAGACGCCGGCCACGGTAGGCGAGAACATCGTGGGCGAGCGCCTCATCCTCGACGAGGTTCTCTGGGCCTGCACCACGTGCCGGGCCTGCGAAGAGGCGTGCCCCGTCATGATCGAGTACGTCGACAAGATCGTCGACATGCGGCGTCACCTCGTGCAGGAGGAAGCCCGGTTCCCGGCCGAGCTGACCCGTCTCTTCAAGAGCCTCGAGACGCAGGGCAACCCCTGGGGAATCGACGCGACGCGCAGGGGCGAGTGGGCGGAGGGTCTCGACATCCCGACGCTCGCCGACAAACCCGACGCCGAATACCTCTTTTTCGTCGGGTGCGCCGGCTCGTTCGACGACCGGAACCGGAAGACGACCGTGGCCCTGGCGAAGATCCTGAAAAAGGCCGGCGTGGACTTCGCGATTCTCGGGGTGGAAGAGCCCTGCAACGGCGAGACGGCGCGGCGGCTCGGGAACGAGTACCTCTTCCAGAGCATGGCGCAGTTCGCCGTGGAAACCTTCCGGAACTACGGCGTGAAAAAGATCATCACGAACTGCCCCCACTGCTTCAACACGTTCCGGAACGAGTACCCGCAGTTCGACGGCCATTACGAGGTCGTTCACGCCGCGGAGCTCGTCGCCCGCCTTCTCGCCGAAGGCAAGCTGAGACTCAAGGAAAACGGAAACCGGGTCGTCACCTACCACGACTCCTGCTACCTCGGCCGCTACAACGACATCTACGAGCCGCCGCGGGAGATCCTGCGCCGGCTGCCGGGGGTGCTCCTGCGGGAAATGGAACGGAGCCGGCGGACGGGGATGTGCTGCGGGGCGGGCGGCGGCCGCATGTGGGTCGAGGAGGAACCGACCCAGAGGGTCAACGTCCGCCGCGTGGAGCAGGCGCTCGAGACCAAGCCCGACGTGGTCGCGGTGGCTTGCCCCTACTGCATGACGATGATCGACGACGGGCTCAAGGCGAAGGACATGGAGGGGAAGGTCCGGGCCCTCGACCTCGTCGAGCTCGTGGCCGAGGCGCTCGAGTAGGCTGGCGCGCGCCCCTCGCTTCTGCTATTTGGCTCGGGCGAACGGGACATCTTCGCATGCCGCTCTACGAGTACCGGTGTACGAAGTGTCGCAAGCGCTTCACCGTTCTGACCCTGAGGATCGGCGCACCCGTGGATCCCGTCTGCGAGCACTGCGGGAGCCGGGCCGCGGAAAAGCTCCTTTCCCGCTTCGCCATGCCGCGCTCCGAAGAGGAACGGCTCGAGCGGCTGTCCGATCCGAGTACCCTCGAGGGTCTCGACGAGAACGACCCCCGGAGCGTGGCCCGCTGGATGCGGAAAGTCGGAAAAGAAATGGGCGAAGACTTCGGCGGGGAGGAGTTCGACCAGATCATGGAAGAAATCGAGGCGGGAGAGGGGGAGGAGGAAAGCGGGCGGGATGCCGGAGAGGAAGGCGGCGAGGATGTGTGACCCCCGGTTCGCTCGCGGGGTCGCGGAGTTCCACGCCGGGCACTTCTTCGAAGCGCACGAGATCTGGGAGGATCTCTGGCTGGAGACCCAGGGGCCGGAAAAACTCCTCTACCAGGGCCTGATCCAGATCGCGGCCGGCTACCACAAGTTCTCGCTCGGCTCCCTCTCGGGAGCGAAAAAGCTCCTCTCGCGCGGACTCGAAAAGGTCCGGAAGTTTCTCGGAAACCCCGACCTCCCGCTCGAGGCGTTCTCGAGCGGAGTCGCGGAGGATCTCGCCCGGCTCGAGTCCGAAGGCGAAGCGGCGTCGCTCCGACCGCCTCGCTTTCCCGAGCTTCCCGCCTCTCAGCGGAACTGAGGACGCTCGAGCGTTCCGGTCACCACGATCGGCATGCGCTCCTTCGCTTCCGGTGGCCGGGGGAGCAGGGCGAGGAGAAGCGCGAGCGCGTCCTTTTTTCCGCGCCCGGGCTGGAGCGTGACCCTCAGGTTCAGCGTGGACCGGGATGCGGGACGGCGGAGCCCGACGACCCCGCTCGCCTGCACGGAGAGCTCCTCGCCTTGTGCGGCGAACTCTTCGATCTGGAGCTGGGGGCCGTCGAGGGTCCAGCGCGTGCGAAGCTCGCGGAAGTGCAGGTCGGGTACCCCGAAGCCCGCGACTTTCGCGCCCTCGATGGCCGCGTCGGCGACGAGCATCTCGAAGGAGGCTCTCGGCTGCTCTCCGTCTTCCGGGCCGGAGGGCCAGAGGAGCTGCCCTTTTCCGGCGAAGAGCCCCCGGATTTCTCCCTCGGGAATCCACTGCCGGAGGGCGCGGTAACGGGCCAGGTCGAGGGCCGACCACTCGAGCGTGGCACGGACCGTTCCGTCTTCCGGGGTGGCCACGACCGTAGCGTCGCCCCCGTAGAGTCGCGAGAACAGGGAAAAGGAAGGGCCGTTGCCCCGGAGGAGCGAGAAATAGTCGGGTCGCAGGACCACCGAGGCACACTCGAGGATCGGGGGAACGCCTTCGCGGACGGGTTTCCGCGAGAGCCGGACGCCGCCGAGCTCGATGCCGGAAAGCCACCGAAAGCGCTTCTCGCGCGCGAGGAGGGAGACGTGGGGGTTCTCGGCGGCGGCGAGGATGCGCTCGACCAGAAGGTCCCCGGGAAAGGTGGCGACGAAGGCGACGACAAAAACGGCGAGCGTGTAGAGCGCGTAGAGCGCGAGGGGACGAGCCGCGAGCCAGAGGAGCGGCGTGGGAATGCGGAGCCGGCGCATGTCAGCCCGTGCTCGAGCGGACGAGCGACGCCGTGGCGACGACGTCGAAGTTGTGGGGGTCGCCCGGGCGCTTTTTCAGGCGCAGCCTCGTCACGCGGAGCGGGTGTTCGGACTTCTCGATCCGGTAGAGGAGGTCGACCAGCTGCTCGAGGGAAACCTGCACGAGCTTGAACTCGACGCTTTCTTCCTCGAGCTCGGGACCGAGAGCCTTCTTTTCCGGGTTCATCGACGTGATGCGCTGGCGGGGCAGGACCTGCGAGATCGTGTTCTCGAGGTAGGTGAAGAGCGAGAAACCGGGCGGGGTCTTGGCGAGAGCCCGCTCTCCGAGGGAGAGCTTCTGTGCGAGTTCGAGATAACGGGTGTGGAGCTCCGCCATTTCCTGGAGTTCCCTTTCCTTGCGCGCCGCCTGCGCCGAGAGGACGGCCTTGCCGGAGACGAGCGGGTCGAGCACGAAGGCGTAGAGGACGGTGACGAAGAAGACGGCGCCCGCCACCGTGACGAGCGTCCTTTCGCGGGCGGACATCCGGGAGAAGAAGAGGGAAAACTGTCCGAGAAGGCGGTTCATGCGGTCGGGTCTCCCGGTTTGCGCAGGAAGAGGATCATGCGGAACTCGACTCCCTGCCCGTCTCGGCTCGTCTTCGGGTCGCGGACCTGCACGTCCTTGAAGTACGGGAGCTCGGCGAAATGGGTCTTGAGCGCGTCGACGGCCTCGAAAGACTGTGTTTTCCCCCGGAGCCGGACGGCGTCCGGGTCCATCGTGAACTCGTCGACGTCGATCGTGACGGCCTGCGGCACCGCCATGGTCAGGG
The sequence above is a segment of the Candidatus Binatia bacterium genome. Coding sequences within it:
- a CDS encoding agmatinase, producing the protein MPALPPFLGLPKEHRDPDRARYVVLPAPYERTVSYGKGTRHGPRAILAASQQVEEYDEELGRRTCEAGIHTAPPVRFAGRDARGHMREIARRVRRHLERGQFVFTLGGEHTVTVGAVEAYLDRFPDLCLLQVDAHADLRDRYDGTPFSHACVMRRFVGRCPFVAVGIRSLSEEEAEVIRRERIPVWFARDLRKPGWQKRVAEGLGRHVYVTIDVDGLDPSVVPTTGTPEPGGIGWFELLELLRLVALRSRIVGADVTELAPRPGFHAPDYAVAKLVYRLIGYVEWARDKAS
- the pdaD gene encoding putative pyruvoyl-dependent arginine decarboxylase; the encoded protein is MAIVPKKIFLTRGVGKHREKLTSFEMALRNARIAQFNIVRVSSIFPPYAKLISPQEGLKLLKPGQIVYAVMSDNATNEPHRLVAASVGLAIPKDRSQYGYLAEHHSFGETDDKAGDYAEDLAASMLATILGVPFDPNKSYDERKDVWRLSDKIVTTRNITQSAIGDKDGLWTSVVAAAVFAEPAD
- a CDS encoding methylmalonyl-CoA mutase, with the protein product MKGDKEAIARARRAWEEGPLRKTLERTPERRPRFATTSGIEIRRLYTPEDRADENYLSEVGFPGLYPFTRGVQPTMYRGRLWTMRQYAGFGTAEESNARYRYLLSQGQTGLSIAFDLPTQMGLDSDHPRARGEVGRVGVAIDSLADMEVLLRDIPLDRVSTSMTINATAAILLALYLVVAERQNVPWTKVSGTIQNDILKEYIARGTYIYPPEGSMRLVTDVFEFCTEHVPNWNTISISGYHIREAGSTAAQEIAFTLANGIAYVEAAIRKGLDVDAFAARLSFFFNVHNDFFEEVAKFRAARRLWAKIMKERFGAKDPRSMMLRTHAQTAGSALTAQQPDNNVVRVALQALAAVLGGTQSLHTNAKDEALSLPTEDSARLALRTQQIIAYESGVADTVDPLAGSYFVESLTDELERRAREYIEEIDRRGGAVRAIEEGFQQREIHEAAYRYQQEVERKERIIVGVNEFVLPEEPIPEVLRIDPELEERQKRRVAAVRAERNQKRTEEALRRVTETARGEGNLMPPILDAVRAYATVGEISDALRAVFGEYHPK
- a CDS encoding FmdB family transcriptional regulator; translated protein: MPLYEYRCTKCRKRFTVLTLRIGAPVDPVCEHCGSRAAEKLLSRFAMPRSEEERLERLSDPSTLEGLDENDPRSVARWMRKVGKEMGEDFGGEEFDQIMEEIEAGEGEEESGRDAGEEGGEDV